In Salinarimonas sp., a genomic segment contains:
- a CDS encoding ATP-binding cassette domain-containing protein: protein MTELAIPAPPPSRVSRLRGVQKAGLAMLGTLLALVVVGPWLLPHAPDAVACPGFAPPSPAHPLGCNDVGQDLLAGILSGGRVSLAVGLVTATLATAFAAALAIGSAWRGGLWDVIAMRVVDAVMALPFLPLVIVLSAFFGASVTVQIAVLCLVLWTQPVRELRAQAKSLRTADYTDAARAMGASGWHVCTRHILPELAPLIVPQFVRIAHAAILAESALSFLGLGDATAKSWGTILFHANARTAFLTDAWLWWVLPPGLLIAASVVALALIGHGIGDRYADGTLPATPRSGDPRPRQGDAAIEVAGLTVAYAGRPALADVSLGVATGETVGLIGESGSGKSTLAMTALRLLPPAAEIRAGSVWLGAKDVMDLPPDALRALRGRRIALVPQAAMAALNPVRSVGAQIAEAARVHGHPDPQARARDLMAEVELPADRLSAYPHELSGGQRQRVAIAMALAAEPEVLIADEPTTGLDVLVQKAILDLLARLSAARGLAVLFVTHDLPMIARRAARLAILQEGRLVETGEPAALEASPRHGHTRALFASVLRLDAPKRWARPETEGEVVLEARGLGVTYGTGLAQRLRGAAPVEALRDVSLSVRDGEVVGLVGASGSGKTTLARAALGLVRPSAGAIDVAGAAPRPGGPAAMVFQDPYQSLRPAMIVGDAVGEPLAIAGAPPQARRAAVRAALADMRLPNDEAFLARRVGSLSGGQRQRLAIARALVARPRLLLADEPTSMLDQSLRMDLLGTLEAARAAYRPGILFITHDLALAYHFCDRIAVMEAGRIVEHGPAESLCRAPAHPYTRALLDVAEA, encoded by the coding sequence ATGACGGAGCTGGCGATCCCCGCACCGCCTCCCTCCCGGGTCTCGCGCCTGCGCGGCGTGCAGAAGGCCGGGCTCGCCATGCTGGGCACGCTGCTGGCGCTCGTCGTCGTCGGGCCCTGGCTCCTCCCGCACGCGCCGGACGCGGTGGCCTGCCCCGGCTTCGCGCCGCCCTCGCCGGCCCATCCGCTGGGCTGCAACGACGTCGGCCAGGATCTGCTGGCGGGCATCCTCTCGGGCGGGCGCGTCTCGCTGGCGGTGGGGCTCGTCACCGCGACGCTCGCCACCGCCTTCGCCGCGGCGCTCGCGATCGGCTCGGCCTGGCGCGGGGGGCTGTGGGACGTGATCGCCATGCGGGTCGTCGACGCGGTCATGGCGCTGCCCTTCCTGCCCCTCGTGATCGTGCTCTCGGCCTTCTTCGGCGCGTCCGTGACGGTGCAGATCGCCGTCCTGTGCCTCGTCCTGTGGACGCAGCCGGTGCGCGAGCTGCGCGCCCAGGCGAAGAGCCTCAGGACGGCCGACTACACCGACGCCGCCCGCGCCATGGGCGCGTCGGGCTGGCACGTCTGCACCCGCCACATCCTCCCCGAGCTCGCGCCGCTGATCGTGCCGCAATTCGTGCGCATCGCGCACGCCGCCATCCTCGCGGAGAGCGCGCTGAGCTTCCTCGGTCTCGGCGACGCCACCGCCAAGAGCTGGGGCACGATCCTCTTCCACGCCAATGCGCGCACCGCCTTCCTCACCGACGCCTGGCTCTGGTGGGTGCTGCCCCCCGGGCTCCTGATCGCGGCCTCGGTCGTCGCGCTGGCGCTGATCGGCCACGGCATCGGCGACCGCTACGCGGACGGCACGCTCCCCGCGACGCCGCGGTCGGGCGACCCGCGCCCGCGCCAGGGAGACGCCGCGATCGAGGTCGCGGGGCTGACGGTCGCCTATGCCGGACGGCCGGCGCTCGCGGACGTCTCGCTCGGCGTCGCCACCGGCGAGACCGTGGGCCTGATCGGCGAGAGCGGATCGGGCAAGTCGACCCTCGCCATGACCGCGCTGCGCCTCCTGCCCCCGGCCGCCGAGATCCGCGCGGGCTCGGTCTGGCTCGGGGCGAAGGACGTGATGGACCTGCCGCCGGACGCGCTGCGCGCCCTGCGCGGCCGGCGCATCGCCCTCGTGCCGCAGGCGGCGATGGCGGCGCTGAACCCGGTGCGCAGCGTCGGCGCCCAGATCGCGGAGGCGGCGCGCGTCCACGGCCATCCCGACCCGCAGGCGCGCGCGCGGGACCTGATGGCGGAGGTCGAGCTTCCCGCCGATCGCCTCTCGGCCTATCCGCACGAGCTCTCCGGCGGCCAGCGCCAGCGCGTGGCCATCGCCATGGCGCTCGCCGCGGAGCCGGAGGTGCTGATCGCCGACGAGCCGACCACCGGCCTCGACGTCCTCGTCCAGAAGGCGATCCTCGATCTCCTGGCGCGGCTCTCGGCGGCGCGCGGACTCGCGGTGCTCTTCGTCACCCACGACTTGCCGATGATCGCGCGCCGCGCCGCGCGCCTCGCCATCCTGCAAGAGGGCCGGCTGGTCGAGACGGGGGAGCCGGCGGCGCTCGAGGCGTCGCCCCGGCACGGCCACACCCGCGCGCTCTTCGCCTCCGTGCTGCGCCTCGACGCGCCCAAGCGCTGGGCGCGGCCCGAGACGGAGGGGGAGGTCGTGCTGGAGGCGCGCGGGCTCGGCGTGACCTACGGCACCGGCCTCGCGCAGCGCCTGCGCGGCGCCGCGCCCGTCGAGGCGCTGCGCGACGTCTCGCTGAGCGTGCGCGACGGCGAGGTGGTGGGTCTCGTGGGCGCGTCGGGCTCCGGCAAGACGACGCTCGCCCGCGCGGCCCTCGGCCTCGTCCGACCGAGCGCGGGCGCGATCGACGTCGCGGGCGCGGCGCCGCGGCCGGGCGGGCCGGCGGCCATGGTCTTCCAGGATCCCTACCAGTCGCTGCGCCCCGCCATGATCGTGGGCGACGCCGTCGGCGAGCCCCTCGCCATCGCCGGCGCGCCGCCGCAGGCCCGCCGCGCCGCAGTCCGCGCCGCCCTCGCGGACATGCGGCTGCCGAACGACGAGGCCTTCCTCGCCCGGCGCGTCGGCTCGCTCTCCGGCGGGCAGCGCCAGCGCCTCGCCATCGCCCGCGCGCTGGTGGCGCGGCCGCGGCTCCTGCTCGCGGACGAGCCGACCTCGATGCTCGACCAGTCGCTGCGCATGGACCTGCTGGGGACGCTGGAGGCGGCGCGCGCGGCCTACCGCCCCGGCATCCTCTTCATCACCCACGACCTCGCGCTCGCCTACCATTTCTGCGACCGGATCGCCGTGATGGAAGCCGGCCGCATCGTCGAGCACGGGCCCGCCGAGAGCCTGTGCCGCGCCCCCGCGCATCCCTATACACGCGCCCTGCTCGACGTCGCGGAGGCCTGA
- a CDS encoding ABC-F family ATP-binding cassette domain-containing protein gives MIRIENVTKQNSHRILFIEASATLQRAEKVGLVGPNGAGKTTLFRMITREEQPDEGQVSVDRGVSIGYFSQDVGEMAGRSAVAEVMDGAGPVSAVADELRELEAAMVDPDRADELEAVVERYGEVQARFEELDGYSLDGRAREVLAGLGFGEEMMDGDVGKLSGGWKMRVALARILLMRPDVMLLDEPSNHLDLESLIWLEAFLKSYPGALLMTSHDRAFMNRVVGKIIEIDGGTLTSYSGDYEFYEAQRALAEKQQQAQFERQQAMLAKEIAFIERFKARASHAAQVQSRVKKLDKIDRVEPPRRRQAVAFEFKPAPRSGDDVISLKGVHKRYGSRRIYEGLDFVVRRKERWCVMGVNGAGKSTLLKLAAGAIEPDDGAVAIGSSVKMGYFAQHTMEVLDGDRTVFQSLEDAFPQAGQGSLRALAGCFGFSGDDAEKKCRVLSGGEKARLVMAKMLFDPPNLLVLDEPTNHLDIATKEMLIAALARYEGTMLFVSHDRHFLAALSNRVLEVTPDGVHQYAGGYSEYVASTGHEAPGLRG, from the coding sequence ATGATCCGCATCGAGAACGTCACCAAGCAGAACAGCCACCGAATCCTTTTCATCGAGGCCTCCGCCACGCTCCAGCGGGCGGAGAAGGTCGGCCTCGTCGGCCCCAACGGGGCCGGCAAGACCACGCTGTTCCGGATGATCACCCGGGAGGAGCAGCCCGACGAGGGGCAGGTCTCCGTCGATCGCGGGGTGTCGATCGGCTATTTCAGCCAGGACGTCGGCGAGATGGCGGGACGCAGCGCCGTCGCCGAGGTGATGGACGGCGCCGGACCCGTGAGCGCGGTCGCCGACGAGTTGCGGGAGCTCGAAGCCGCGATGGTCGACCCCGACAGGGCCGACGAGCTGGAGGCGGTCGTCGAACGCTACGGCGAGGTGCAGGCCCGCTTCGAGGAGCTCGACGGCTATTCCCTCGACGGGCGTGCGCGCGAGGTTCTCGCCGGGTTGGGCTTCGGCGAGGAGATGATGGACGGCGACGTCGGCAAGCTGTCCGGGGGCTGGAAGATGCGCGTCGCGCTGGCCCGCATTCTTCTGATGCGCCCGGACGTGATGCTGCTCGACGAGCCGAGCAACCATCTCGATCTCGAAAGCCTGATCTGGCTCGAAGCTTTCTTGAAGAGCTATCCCGGCGCGCTTCTGATGACCTCGCACGATCGCGCCTTCATGAACCGCGTGGTGGGCAAGATCATCGAGATCGACGGCGGGACGCTCACCAGCTATTCCGGCGACTACGAGTTCTACGAGGCGCAGCGCGCGCTGGCCGAGAAGCAGCAGCAGGCCCAGTTCGAGCGCCAGCAGGCGATGCTCGCCAAGGAGATCGCCTTCATCGAACGCTTCAAGGCGCGCGCCTCCCACGCAGCCCAGGTGCAGAGCCGCGTGAAGAAGCTCGACAAGATCGATCGGGTGGAGCCGCCCCGGCGGCGCCAGGCCGTCGCGTTCGAGTTCAAGCCCGCGCCGCGCTCGGGGGACGACGTGATCAGCCTGAAGGGCGTCCACAAACGCTACGGCAGCCGGCGCATCTACGAGGGGCTCGACTTCGTCGTGCGCCGCAAGGAGCGCTGGTGCGTCATGGGCGTCAACGGCGCCGGCAAGTCGACACTGCTCAAGCTCGCCGCCGGCGCCATCGAGCCCGACGACGGGGCGGTGGCCATCGGCAGCAGCGTCAAGATGGGCTATTTCGCCCAGCACACGATGGAGGTGCTCGACGGCGACCGCACCGTGTTCCAGTCGCTCGAGGACGCCTTCCCGCAGGCCGGCCAGGGCTCGTTGCGCGCGCTCGCGGGATGTTTCGGCTTCTCGGGCGACGACGCCGAGAAGAAATGCCGGGTCCTCTCGGGTGGAGAGAAGGCGCGCCTCGTCATGGCCAAGATGCTGTTCGACCCGCCGAACCTGCTGGTGCTCGACGAGCCGACGAACCACCTGGACATCGCCACCAAGGAGATGCTCATCGCCGCCCTGGCGCGCTACGAGGGCACCATGCTGTTCGTCTCCCACGACCGCCACTTCCTGGCGGCGCTGTCGAACCGGGTGCTCGAGGTGACGCCAGACGGCGTGCACCAATATGCCGGCGGCTACAGCGAATACGTGGCAAGCACCGGGCACGAGGCGCCGGGCCTTCGCGGGTGA
- a CDS encoding amidohydrolase family protein, producing MHQLLVENARLPDGTGPVSIAVREGRIVAIAPAVEGDAERVVDAGGRLVAPPFVDPHFHMDATLSLGLPRLNRSGTLLEGIALWGELKPHLTEEAVMERALRYCDMAAARGLLAIRSHVDVCDERLVAVRALLEVRKRVAPWIDLQLVAFPQDGLYRHERGEAGLLAALDLGVDVVGAIPHFERTMEDGAASLRRICAIAAERGLMVDVHCDETDDPLSRHVETLAAETVRHGLQGRVAGSHLTSMHSMDNYYASKLIPLIAEAGLHAIPNPLINITLQGRSDTYPRRRGLTRIPELRAAGVNVALGQDCTMDPWYPLGSADMLDVAHMAIHAVPMTSREAMRFAFDAVTVNGARAMGLADPTLRVGGPARFVVLDARDPIEAIRLRASRLAVVRDGRVIAQEPARAVRLDLPGRPETIALADYAPAAEDRQEDWNRDAARP from the coding sequence ATGCACCAGCTCCTCGTCGAAAACGCCCGCCTGCCAGACGGGACCGGTCCGGTCTCCATCGCGGTGCGCGAAGGAAGGATCGTCGCGATCGCTCCCGCGGTCGAGGGCGACGCGGAGCGCGTCGTCGACGCGGGCGGGCGGCTCGTGGCGCCCCCCTTCGTCGATCCGCATTTCCACATGGACGCGACGCTCTCGCTCGGGCTGCCCCGGCTCAACCGCTCGGGGACGCTGCTCGAGGGCATCGCGCTGTGGGGCGAGCTCAAGCCGCACCTCACCGAGGAGGCGGTGATGGAGCGGGCGCTGCGCTATTGCGACATGGCGGCGGCGCGCGGCCTGCTCGCGATCCGCAGCCACGTCGACGTCTGCGACGAGCGCCTCGTCGCCGTGCGCGCCCTCCTCGAGGTGAGGAAGCGCGTCGCGCCCTGGATCGACCTCCAGCTCGTCGCCTTCCCCCAGGACGGGCTCTACCGCCACGAGCGGGGCGAGGCCGGGCTCCTCGCGGCGCTGGATCTCGGCGTCGACGTCGTGGGCGCGATCCCGCACTTCGAGCGCACGATGGAGGACGGCGCGGCCTCGCTGCGGCGCATCTGCGCCATCGCCGCCGAGCGGGGGCTCATGGTCGACGTCCATTGCGACGAGACCGACGATCCGCTCTCGCGCCACGTCGAGACGCTCGCCGCCGAGACGGTCCGGCACGGCCTGCAGGGCCGCGTCGCCGGCTCGCACCTCACCTCGATGCACTCGATGGACAATTACTACGCCTCGAAGCTGATCCCCTTGATCGCCGAGGCCGGCCTGCATGCGATCCCCAACCCGCTCATCAACATCACCCTCCAGGGCCGCTCCGACACCTATCCGCGCCGGCGCGGGCTCACCCGCATCCCGGAGCTGCGGGCGGCGGGCGTCAACGTGGCGCTGGGCCAGGACTGCACGATGGATCCCTGGTATCCGCTCGGCTCCGCCGACATGCTCGACGTCGCCCACATGGCGATCCACGCCGTGCCCATGACCTCGCGCGAGGCCATGCGCTTCGCCTTCGACGCGGTCACGGTGAACGGCGCGCGGGCGATGGGCTTGGCCGACCCGACGCTGCGGGTCGGCGGGCCCGCGCGCTTCGTCGTGCTCGACGCGCGCGATCCGATCGAGGCGATCCGCCTGCGCGCGAGCCGTCTCGCGGTGGTGCGCGACGGGCGCGTGATCGCGCAGGAGCCCGCGCGCGCGGTCCGGCTCGATCTGCCCGGCCGTCCGGAGACGATCGCGCTCGCCGACTACGCGCCCGCCGCCGAGGATCGGCAGGAGGACTGGAACCGGGACGCCGCCCGTCCTTGA
- a CDS encoding BMP family protein, with protein sequence MSIRPTRRHVLVGATAILALPASLRVAQAQAPVKVAGVHASPVENAWNSRIHEAMRQAAADGLIEYTFSEGVSATDYPRVMREFAESGVDLVWGESYAVEREARQVAADYPDVAFLMGSSGEPAGDNFGVFGTYNHEAAYLAGMLAGPMSETGVFGSVGGYPIPEVNLLINAYRAGVLETRPDARFLNGFIGAWFDPAKAKEAAFAQIDAGADILFGERIGTADAAQERGVKAIGSLLDYTPRYPDTVFASAVWNYRPTIEAVVADIRAGRPVGRDYTEFSFMQHGGNELVYEAGMVPDDAIPPMEARRSAIQAGDFEVPIVTTEPS encoded by the coding sequence ATGAGCATCCGCCCCACCCGCCGCCACGTCCTCGTCGGCGCTACCGCGATCCTCGCCCTGCCGGCGAGCCTGCGCGTCGCGCAGGCCCAGGCCCCCGTCAAGGTGGCCGGCGTCCACGCCTCGCCCGTCGAGAACGCCTGGAATTCCCGCATCCACGAGGCGATGCGCCAGGCCGCCGCCGACGGCCTGATCGAGTACACCTTCTCCGAAGGCGTCTCCGCGACCGATTACCCGCGCGTGATGCGCGAGTTCGCGGAGAGCGGCGTCGACCTGGTCTGGGGCGAGAGCTACGCGGTCGAGCGCGAGGCGCGCCAGGTCGCGGCCGACTATCCGGACGTCGCCTTCCTGATGGGCTCCTCCGGTGAGCCGGCCGGCGACAATTTCGGCGTTTTCGGCACCTACAATCACGAAGCCGCCTATCTCGCGGGCATGCTCGCCGGCCCGATGTCGGAGACCGGCGTGTTCGGGTCCGTCGGCGGCTATCCGATCCCCGAGGTGAACCTGCTGATCAACGCCTACCGCGCCGGCGTGCTGGAGACGCGCCCCGACGCGCGCTTCCTGAACGGCTTCATCGGCGCCTGGTTCGACCCGGCCAAGGCCAAGGAAGCGGCCTTCGCGCAGATCGACGCGGGCGCGGACATCCTCTTCGGCGAGCGCATCGGCACCGCGGACGCGGCGCAGGAGCGCGGCGTGAAGGCGATCGGCTCGCTCCTCGACTACACCCCGCGCTATCCCGACACCGTCTTCGCCAGCGCGGTCTGGAACTACCGTCCGACCATCGAGGCCGTCGTCGCGGACATCCGCGCGGGCCGGCCGGTCGGACGCGACTACACCGAGTTCTCCTTCATGCAGCATGGCGGCAACGAGCTCGTCTACGAGGCCGGGATGGTGCCCGACGACGCGATCCCGCCGATGGAGGCGCGCCGCTCCGCGATCCAGGCCGGCGACTTCGAGGTGCCGATCGTCACCACCGAGCCTTCCTGA